CGTGCACAGCAACGTCCCCTGAAGCCACCAACTGCCGCCCGGATCAGGGCATGAGGGTACAGTAACCGGAAGCCTCGAGACATCAAACACCCACTCAGCCCCCCGGTCCCACAGCGAGGCGACATATCCGGGGATAGACCGATCCCCCAGTACGCCGGCAAAGAAGATCGCAATGAGAATGGCGAGCCCGAGGATGCCAACGGTGATTGAGGACTGTCGATTCAGATCTTCCGATGAGAGCATGGCTTGGTCCTCCCTCGATGTATATGCCGTCGGTGCGAAATCGCTTTCTAGTGCATCCCTCTTCTGGACTCTTGAGAACGGGCCATTGGTCTGTGGCCAGCGTACTCTTGGGGGCTGCCCGCGGCATCGATAGAAATGCGTAATCGCATACGTATCTTTCACGAGAGGGCGGGGAGGAGACCCGGGGCGACATACCCAAGTAGGCGCAGAGGGCCAAGGCACAGGGTGGAGTTGATGGTGGGAACCACTCGCTCCCGTCGCTCTAGCAAGAAGGAGCGGCTTCGCACCAGGGGACGGCGTCCGAAGAGAGCTATTACGTCCCGAGGCGCACCCCTGAGCGTACACAGCCGCCCATCAGGTCGGGAGCAGGCCCGCTTTTCGAGCCGTTCGATCGAACCCTCAATTCACAATCCGTTCGCGCGCCCGACGGTATTGATCGGACGGGAAGCGGAGGTCGCGACGGCTCGCGGCCAGCTCTTACGCTCCGATGTCCGCCTGCTCACCTTCACCGGAGCGCCAGGCATCGGCAAAACCCGCCTGGCCCTCGAAGTAGCCCTAGAGATAGTCGGCGAATTCCCCGACGGCGCGTTCTTTGTTGATCTGGCCCCCATCGCGGCGCCGACGTTGGTTGTCGCCGCCATTGCCCGGACGCTCCGGGTGAGAGAGGCGGGCAACGTGCCGTTGTTGGGATTGGTGAAGCAGGCGATTGGAGACCGGCGGCTGCTCCTCATCCTTGACAATTTCGAACAGGTCATGGCGGCGGCGCCGCAGGTCAGCGATCTGCTGACAGCCTGTCCCCGCGCAAAGATCATCGTCACCAGCCGGGCCGCGCTTCACCTGAGCTGGGAACACGAATTCCCGGTGCCGCCGTTGCGGCTGCCGGACCTGACCCACCTACCGCCTGCAGACGCGCTCTCAAGCTACCCGGCGGTGGCCCTCTTTCTCGAACGCGCCTGGGCCGTCGTTCCTGAGTTTACGCTCACACGCGAGAATGCTCGCTCAGTGGCCGAGATTTGCTCGCGTCTCGACGGTCTTCCCCTCAGCATCAACCTGGCTGCCGCGCGGATCAAGATGCTCCCTCCAGAGGCGATTCTGGAGCGGTTGCAGCGACGACTCGATCTCCTCACGGGAGGTGGACGGGATGTTCCCCCTCGGCAGCAGACACTGCGAGAAGCGATTGACTGGAGCTACGAGTTGTTGGATCCACCAGAACAGCAGCTGTTCAGTCGGCTCTCCGTTTTTGCGGGCGGATGCACGCTGGAGGCTGCGAACGCGGTGTGCGCTCCTGGCGGCGAGCTTCAAATAGACATGCTTGAGGGGCTGGGCGCGCTTGTGGACAAGAGCCTGCTCCAGCCGGTGGCTTCTGGCCACAGCGAGCCTAGGTACCGGATCTTGGACACCCTGCGTGAGTATGGGCTTGAACGGCTCGCCACCGCCGGAACAATAGAGCAGATCCAGGAGCGTCACGCCGCATTTTTCGTGGCTTTGGCTGAACGCGCAGAAGGCGGACTCGCGACCCCGGAGCAGGCGATCTGGCTTGAACGGCTGGAGCGCGACCACGACAACCTGAGAACCGTCCTGTCGTGGGCGGCGGAGCGCGGGGACACCGAACGGAGCCTGCGATTGGCTGCGGCGCTGACGCGGTTCTGGCTGATGCGCGGCTACTTTCGCGAGGCACGCGAGTGGCTCGAGGCGGCGTTGTCCGGAGACGGTGCGGCATCGGGGCTTGCGCGGGCCAAGGCCCTGCGTGGAGCGGCCCACCTCCTCTGGGTCCAGGGGGACTATGAGGGCGCAATTGCGTGCGCCGACGAGAGCCTCACGCTCGCCAAGGGGTCGGGAGACACCTATGGCGTCGCCTTTTCCCTCGGCACTCTCGGATTGCTCGCCTACTTCAAGGGCGACCTGGAGCAGGCGGTGGCGCTCTTGAATGAGAGCTTGCGCCTGGCCCGGGATTTGTCGAAGACGTGGCTGATCGCCCTCGTGTTGAACAACTTGGCGCGGGCGACGATTCGCCAGGGGCAAGCCGAACAGGCACTGGTCCTGCTTGAAGAGAGCCTGCACCTCGCCCAGGGTCTGGGGGACGGCTGGCTCATCAGCCTCGTGCGTACCAGCCTCGGCGTGGCCGCCCTCCATCTCGCCGATGGCGCGCAGGCGGCCATACATTTGAAGGAGAGCCTCGTCCTGGCCCGCCACCTGCGAGACCAGTGGGGGCTCGCGTGGAACCTCGAGGGACTGGCGGCGGTGGCCGGCGCAACCGGCCATCCGGAGCGGGCCGCACGGCTGCTCGGGGCCGCGGAGATGCTACGCAGCACGATGAAGACACCGCTGACCCCCTTCGAGCGCGAAGACCTTCAACATACTAGGGACGTCGTTCGGACAGGGTTGGGGGAGCAACCATTCGAGGCGGCGTGGGCGTTCGGCATGGCCATGGCACCTGAGCAGGCCGTCGAATACGCGCTGGCAGTGGGGGCTTCGCTCTTGCCAACGAGCGAGCATACTTTAGATTCGTCATCCGTTAGGACTTCAGTGCCCCTTACTCATCGCCAGCGGGAAGTTGCCGCGCTCATCGCATGGGGGCGGACGAACCGCGAGATCGCGACTGCGCTCGTCATTACCGAGCGGACGGCCGCGACGCATGTCCAGCACATCCTCAACAAGTTGGGGTTCAGCTCACGCGCGCAGATCGCCGTGTGGGCAGTCGAGCACGGGTTGTACGGGTCGCCGGTAGCTCCCGAGTAGCAGGTCCCGAGCAACTGGACGACTCCTAACACTCCGCACCCAACCCTGCTCCCGTTCGGCCCGGCCCTCTGACCACTCCACATTGCGCGCGTCGAGAGATACGTACCCGCATACGCAGTTTTGTCGATGACGATCGCCAGGTCGGCCAAATAAGATACCAGCGATAAGAGTTTCGCGGGCCTCTCTCTAGGGTCGGGAACGGAGAGTGACGATGAAAGAGGGCAAGGCCGTGGAGGCCCCCTGGATCAGTTCCCCGAGCCCCTCCTTGACGCAGCGGTTTCCCCGACCGATCGACCGCGCCGGCCGTCCATTGCGCGTTTCGGAACTCCTGTGGATCAGTCTCTACTGGTTCGCGAGCAGCTTCCAATGGGGCGCGCTCCTCGCCGTCGTCCTGCCGGCCGAAGTCCTCCGATTCGCGCCGGAGGCGCAAAAGGGCTCATATCTGGCGGTGCTCTTTGCCGCGGGGGCGGTCATCGCGCTAGTGATGAGCCCACTCGCAGGCGCCTGGAGCGATCGGTGCACGCTGGCCCTGGGACGGCGTCGGCCCTTCATCGTCCTGGGAACGCTGATCAATTGTGGCGGGCTCGTCGGGATGCACGCTGCCTCTAGCTTCCCATGGTTTCTCGGAGCCTTTCTGGTCGTCCAAATGGCCAACAATTTGGCGGCCGGGGCGTTTCATGGGCTCCTGCCTGATAAGGTGCCGCCTGCACAGCGCGGCCTCGGTTCCGGGCTCATGGGGCTGCTCATGATGCTAGGCACGATCGCCGCGGCCGTGGCCTCTGGCCGCCTCGTCGGTCAGGGTCAGACGGGATCCGTCTACTGGCTCATCGCGATCGTCCTGCTGGCGGGCATGACGCTTACCCTCTGGAAAGTGCGGGAAGAACCGCTTGAGGTTGCGCCCCCTTGGAGGCTCTTGGCCTTTGTCCGCTCCCTTTGGATCGATCCGAGACAGTATCCCGACTTCGCGTGGATGTTCGCCACGCGGGGCCTGGTAATGCT
This genomic stretch from bacterium harbors:
- a CDS encoding tetratricopeptide repeat protein, with protein sequence MIGREAEVATARGQLLRSDVRLLTFTGAPGIGKTRLALEVALEIVGEFPDGAFFVDLAPIAAPTLVVAAIARTLRVREAGNVPLLGLVKQAIGDRRLLLILDNFEQVMAAAPQVSDLLTACPRAKIIVTSRAALHLSWEHEFPVPPLRLPDLTHLPPADALSSYPAVALFLERAWAVVPEFTLTRENARSVAEICSRLDGLPLSINLAAARIKMLPPEAILERLQRRLDLLTGGGRDVPPRQQTLREAIDWSYELLDPPEQQLFSRLSVFAGGCTLEAANAVCAPGGELQIDMLEGLGALVDKSLLQPVASGHSEPRYRILDTLREYGLERLATAGTIEQIQERHAAFFVALAERAEGGLATPEQAIWLERLERDHDNLRTVLSWAAERGDTERSLRLAAALTRFWLMRGYFREAREWLEAALSGDGAASGLARAKALRGAAHLLWVQGDYEGAIACADESLTLAKGSGDTYGVAFSLGTLGLLAYFKGDLEQAVALLNESLRLARDLSKTWLIALVLNNLARATIRQGQAEQALVLLEESLHLAQGLGDGWLISLVRTSLGVAALHLADGAQAAIHLKESLVLARHLRDQWGLAWNLEGLAAVAGATGHPERAARLLGAAEMLRSTMKTPLTPFEREDLQHTRDVVRTGLGEQPFEAAWAFGMAMAPEQAVEYALAVGASLLPTSEHTLDSSSVRTSVPLTHRQREVAALIAWGRTNREIATALVITERTAATHVQHILNKLGFSSRAQIAVWAVEHGLYGSPVAPE
- a CDS encoding MFS transporter, yielding MKEGKAVEAPWISSPSPSLTQRFPRPIDRAGRPLRVSELLWISLYWFASSFQWGALLAVVLPAEVLRFAPEAQKGSYLAVLFAAGAVIALVMSPLAGAWSDRCTLALGRRRPFIVLGTLINCGGLVGMHAASSFPWFLGAFLVVQMANNLAAGAFHGLLPDKVPPAQRGLGSGLMGLLMMLGTIAAAVASGRLVGQGQTGSVYWLIAIVLLAGMTLTLWKVREEPLEVAPPWRLLAFVRSLWIDPRQYPDFAWMFATRGLVMLGYYTLLAFLQFFVKDTLHLAPSQAAQTTGFLSAVAVAAGTVVAVAAGWASDRVGRKAIVSIAGTFLAATCFGLLVQPPLWVLVGVAVLFGIGSGAYTSVDWALAIDVLPSANSAAKDLGVWAVANTLPQVLAPLVAGPILDHYNRQASNFGYTVIFSSAIIYIALGS